A genomic window from Pseudomonas alcaligenes includes:
- a CDS encoding ABC transporter substrate-binding protein gives MRWLLCVLALLAGLAQADAHQPRIAVIDWGLTETLLGLGVTPIAVAQTEGYRRWVQAPELPTSVADLGLRVEPNLELLSQLKPDMILITPQFAASRPQLERIAPVHMLAIYTPEAEAYVGAQRVTRELAELLGREAQGEAMIARIDATMARVKEHLASRALPPFYVLTFLDERHVRLFGKQSIYQGVLDRVGLRNAWSGPTNYWGFSQQGIERLAEEPGAALLYLEPMPPGTAEGLAASALWQQLPAVREQRLYGLPPVWSFNGLMAAERFANLLEARLAPEIAP, from the coding sequence ATGCGCTGGCTGCTCTGTGTGCTCGCCCTGCTGGCGGGCCTGGCCCAGGCCGATGCCCATCAGCCGCGCATCGCGGTAATCGACTGGGGCCTGACCGAAACCCTGCTGGGCCTGGGGGTGACGCCCATCGCCGTGGCCCAGACCGAAGGCTATCGACGCTGGGTGCAGGCGCCCGAGCTGCCGACTTCGGTGGCCGATCTGGGCCTGCGGGTAGAGCCGAACCTGGAGCTGCTCAGCCAGCTCAAGCCCGACATGATCCTGATCACCCCGCAGTTCGCCGCCAGCCGGCCGCAGCTGGAGCGCATCGCGCCGGTGCATATGCTGGCCATCTATACGCCGGAAGCTGAGGCCTACGTCGGCGCCCAGCGGGTGACCCGCGAGCTGGCCGAGTTGCTCGGCCGTGAGGCGCAGGGTGAGGCGATGATCGCGCGCATCGACGCCACTATGGCGCGGGTCAAGGAGCACCTGGCCTCGCGGGCATTGCCGCCTTTCTATGTGCTGACCTTCCTCGACGAACGTCATGTGCGCCTGTTCGGCAAGCAGAGCATCTACCAGGGCGTGCTGGATCGCGTCGGCCTGCGCAACGCCTGGAGCGGCCCGACCAACTACTGGGGCTTCAGCCAGCAGGGCATCGAGCGCCTGGCCGAAGAACCCGGCGCCGCCCTGCTCTACCTGGAGCCAATGCCGCCCGGCACCGCCGAGGGCCTGGCAGCCAGCGCCCTGTGGCAGCAGTTGCCGGCCGTGCGCGAGCAGCGCCTGTATGGCCTGCCGCCGGTATGGAGTTTCAACGGCCTGATGGCCGCCGAGCGTTTTGCCAACCTGCTGGAGGCGCGCCTGGCGCCGGAGATCGCGCCATGA